Proteins encoded in a region of the Leifsonia sp. PS1209 genome:
- a CDS encoding dipeptidase, which produces MTNGQQTPPTEPTAAEEAVRSSVEAALPSTVADLAALVRIPSVSWSAFDPANVAASADAVATLLRDTGAFESVEIKRAPIGDGEESGQPAVLATRAAKNGRPTVLLYAHHDVQPQGKDEDWNTPPFEPTVRGDRMYGRGAADDKAGVMAHVASVRALVDALGNDFDLGLAVFIEGEEEFGSRSFANFLEQNKAALEADVIVVADSDNVDVDTPALTVSLRGNVTFRLTVSTLEHASHSGMYGGAAPDAMLAMVKLLATLHDDNGSVAVDGFTARTDAAEPPALSEEQFREEAALLDGVTPIGTGPILSRMWSQPTITVTGIDAPSVANASNTLLPSVSVRISARVAPGQPAADAYAALERHLRANAPFGAHVAIDDVDTGEAFLVDTNGWAATEAKRAMTDAWGKEAVETGIGGSIPFIADLVREFPEAQILVTGVEDPDSRAHSPNESLHLGVFKRAILAEALLLARLDGRTGA; this is translated from the coding sequence ATGACGAACGGACAGCAGACCCCGCCCACCGAACCCACAGCAGCGGAGGAGGCGGTGCGCTCCAGCGTGGAGGCCGCCCTGCCGTCGACCGTCGCCGACCTGGCGGCGCTCGTGCGCATCCCGTCGGTGTCCTGGTCGGCGTTCGACCCGGCGAACGTCGCGGCCAGCGCCGACGCCGTCGCGACGCTGCTGCGCGACACGGGGGCGTTCGAGAGCGTCGAGATCAAGCGCGCGCCGATCGGAGACGGCGAGGAGTCCGGCCAGCCCGCCGTGCTCGCCACCCGGGCGGCGAAGAACGGCCGCCCGACCGTGCTGCTCTACGCCCACCACGACGTGCAGCCGCAGGGCAAGGACGAGGACTGGAACACGCCGCCGTTCGAGCCGACCGTGCGCGGGGACCGGATGTACGGCCGCGGGGCGGCGGACGACAAGGCGGGCGTGATGGCGCACGTCGCGAGCGTGCGGGCGCTGGTGGATGCGCTCGGGAACGACTTCGACCTCGGCCTCGCGGTGTTCATCGAGGGGGAGGAGGAGTTCGGCTCCCGCTCCTTCGCGAACTTCCTGGAGCAGAACAAGGCGGCGCTCGAAGCAGACGTGATCGTGGTCGCCGACTCGGACAACGTCGACGTCGACACTCCCGCGCTCACCGTGTCGTTGCGCGGCAATGTGACCTTCCGGCTCACCGTCTCCACCCTCGAGCACGCGTCGCACTCCGGCATGTACGGGGGAGCAGCACCGGATGCGATGCTCGCCATGGTCAAGCTGCTCGCCACCCTGCACGACGACAACGGCTCCGTGGCCGTCGACGGCTTCACCGCCAGGACGGACGCGGCGGAGCCGCCCGCCCTCAGCGAGGAGCAGTTCCGCGAGGAGGCGGCGCTGCTCGACGGCGTGACGCCGATCGGCACCGGCCCCATCCTGTCCAGGATGTGGTCGCAGCCGACCATCACGGTCACCGGCATCGACGCTCCGAGCGTCGCCAACGCATCCAACACCCTGCTGCCGAGCGTCTCCGTGCGGATCAGCGCGCGCGTGGCTCCCGGCCAGCCGGCCGCGGATGCGTACGCGGCCCTGGAGCGCCACCTGCGCGCCAACGCGCCGTTCGGGGCGCACGTCGCCATCGACGACGTCGACACCGGGGAGGCGTTCCTGGTCGACACGAACGGCTGGGCGGCGACGGAGGCCAAGCGGGCGATGACGGACGCCTGGGGCAAGGAAGCGGTCGAGACCGGCATCGGAGGGTCCATCCCGTTCATCGCCGACCTGGTCCGCGAGTTCCCGGAGGCGCAGATCTTGGTCACCGG
- a CDS encoding DUF3043 domain-containing protein, with translation MAKRENPQATKAEAPAVETAEETEERLRQGKGAPTPTRREQEAARKRPLVPEDRKEAARQARAKTAEAREKARVGMAAGDDRYLTARDRGPQRRYVRDYVDARFSIGEYLIPVMLLVIVLSFLPGYFQVYGLLALWAFFAIAVIDCFVLGMLVRKRLREKFGESKVERGVRWYAAMRALQLRVMRLPKPQVKRGQYPS, from the coding sequence TTGGCAAAACGAGAGAACCCGCAGGCGACCAAGGCAGAAGCCCCGGCCGTCGAGACCGCAGAAGAGACGGAAGAGCGTCTGAGGCAGGGCAAGGGCGCCCCGACCCCGACCCGCCGTGAGCAGGAGGCCGCCCGCAAGCGCCCCCTGGTGCCCGAGGACCGCAAGGAGGCCGCCCGCCAGGCCCGCGCGAAGACCGCCGAGGCCCGCGAGAAGGCGCGCGTCGGCATGGCCGCCGGCGACGACCGCTACCTCACCGCGCGCGACCGCGGCCCGCAGCGACGCTACGTGCGCGACTACGTGGATGCGCGTTTCAGCATCGGCGAATACCTCATCCCGGTCATGCTGCTCGTGATCGTGCTCTCCTTCCTTCCCGGGTACTTCCAGGTCTACGGCCTGCTCGCGCTCTGGGCGTTCTTCGCCATCGCCGTGATCGACTGCTTCGTGCTCGGCATGCTGGTGCGCAAGCGCCTGCGCGAGAAGTTCGGAGAGAGCAAGGTCGAGCGCGGCGTGCGCTGGTACGCGGCCATGCGTGCTCTGCAGCTGCGCGTCATGCGCCTGCCGAAGCCGCAGGTCAAGCGCGGCCAGTACCCCAGCTGA
- a CDS encoding ribonuclease HI family protein, which produces MTIVAAADGSALGNPGPAGWAWYVDDTTWAAGGWPHGTNNQGELMAVIDLLDSTAHLDEDLRILCDSQYVINAVTKWMPGWKRKGWRKADGSPVLNRELLERLDRAVQGRRYTFEWVKGHAGHALNEAADVRARAVATAYQKGDPIPIGPGWPGRSRTDEATGEVIEATGTGGPAQESVELDLFADLAPAETDAEVVARLEQELLDPAVRADASRVAALLHPDFEEIGRSGRLWGRDAIVQELSAETDEAAAGFELLGTEALSPEIILLTARTVDARGSSLRSSLWLRVNGRWRLRFHQGTPEAE; this is translated from the coding sequence GTGACGATCGTCGCAGCGGCGGACGGCTCCGCACTGGGCAATCCGGGTCCGGCAGGGTGGGCGTGGTACGTCGACGACACCACCTGGGCGGCCGGCGGATGGCCGCACGGCACGAACAACCAGGGCGAGCTGATGGCCGTGATCGACCTGCTCGACTCCACGGCGCACCTCGACGAAGACCTGCGCATCCTGTGCGACAGCCAGTACGTCATCAACGCCGTCACCAAGTGGATGCCCGGCTGGAAGCGGAAGGGCTGGCGCAAGGCCGACGGCTCCCCCGTGCTCAACCGCGAACTGCTGGAGCGGCTGGACCGCGCTGTGCAGGGTCGCCGGTACACCTTCGAGTGGGTCAAGGGCCACGCCGGTCACGCGCTGAACGAGGCGGCCGACGTGCGCGCCCGCGCGGTCGCGACGGCGTACCAGAAGGGCGACCCCATCCCAATCGGACCGGGCTGGCCCGGCCGTTCGCGCACGGACGAGGCGACGGGAGAGGTCATCGAGGCGACCGGGACCGGCGGCCCGGCTCAGGAGAGCGTCGAGCTCGACCTGTTCGCCGACCTGGCGCCCGCGGAGACCGACGCAGAAGTCGTCGCCCGGCTGGAGCAGGAACTGCTCGATCCGGCCGTGCGCGCGGACGCCTCGCGCGTCGCGGCACTGCTGCACCCCGACTTCGAGGAGATCGGCCGCTCCGGACGCCTCTGGGGACGCGATGCCATCGTGCAGGAGCTGTCGGCGGAGACCGACGAAGCCGCAGCGGGTTTCGAGCTGCTCGGCACCGAGGCGCTCTCCCCCGAGATCATCCTGCTCACCGCCCGCACCGTGGATGCGCGTGGCAGCTCGCTGCGCAGCTCGCTGTGGCTGCGGGTCAACGGCCGCTGGCGGCTACGCTTCCACCAGGGGACGCCGGAGGCGGAGTAG
- a CDS encoding quinone-dependent dihydroorotate dehydrogenase translates to MYRTLFSLVLSKLDPERAHHLAFLVIRALPVLGLGRLVRRFTAPDPSLAVEALGLRFDSPFGVAAGFDKNGEAVIGLGQLGFGHVEVGTITAIAQPGNDKPRLFRLIPDRAVINRMGFNNQGAAVAANRLLGVVRSSRRPVLGVNIGKSRVVAVEDATADYLTSARALSPVADYLVVNVSSPNTPGLRGLQELELLSPLLAAVKEVAGQKPLLVKIAPDLTDEQVVKIAGLVVELGLAGIIATNTTISREGLLTDPAVVEAAGAGGLSGAPLADRSLEVLRLIRANVPADLCVISVGGVESAADVQARLDSGATLVQGYTAFLYFGPLWARQINRGLLRLRRPLVEA, encoded by the coding sequence ATGTATCGCACACTCTTCTCCCTCGTCCTGTCGAAGCTCGATCCCGAACGCGCGCACCACCTGGCGTTCCTGGTCATCCGAGCCCTCCCTGTGCTCGGTCTCGGCCGCCTCGTGCGCCGGTTCACCGCGCCGGACCCGTCGCTCGCCGTCGAGGCGCTCGGACTGCGGTTCGACTCGCCGTTCGGCGTCGCCGCCGGGTTCGACAAGAACGGCGAGGCCGTGATCGGTCTCGGTCAGCTGGGCTTCGGCCACGTCGAGGTGGGCACCATCACCGCCATCGCGCAGCCGGGCAACGACAAGCCGCGCCTGTTCCGTCTGATCCCGGACCGCGCCGTCATCAACAGGATGGGCTTCAACAACCAGGGCGCCGCCGTCGCGGCCAACCGTCTGCTCGGCGTCGTGCGCAGCAGCCGCCGCCCGGTGCTCGGCGTGAACATCGGCAAGAGCAGGGTCGTCGCCGTCGAGGATGCGACCGCGGACTACCTGACCAGCGCCCGCGCACTCTCTCCGGTCGCCGACTACCTCGTCGTCAACGTCAGCTCACCCAACACGCCCGGCCTCCGCGGACTGCAGGAGTTGGAGCTCCTCTCCCCGCTGCTCGCGGCCGTGAAGGAGGTGGCGGGGCAGAAGCCGCTGCTGGTCAAGATCGCGCCGGACCTCACCGACGAGCAGGTCGTGAAGATCGCCGGCCTGGTCGTCGAGCTGGGCCTGGCCGGCATCATCGCCACCAACACGACCATCTCGCGCGAGGGTCTGCTCACCGATCCGGCCGTCGTCGAGGCCGCGGGAGCGGGAGGCCTCTCCGGCGCCCCGCTCGCCGACCGGTCGCTCGAAGTCCTCCGGCTGATCCGCGCGAACGTCCCGGCCGACCTGTGCGTCATCTCGGTGGGCGGCGTCGAGTCCGCCGCCGACGTGCAGGCGCGACTGGATTCCGGCGCCACCCTGGTGCAGGGATACACCGCGTTCCTCTACTTCGGTCCGCTGTGGGCGAGGCAGATCAACCGCGGGCTACTCCGCCTCCGGCGTCCCCTGGTGGAAGCGTAG
- the nrdR gene encoding transcriptional regulator NrdR has translation MFCPFCRHPDSRVIDSRTSDDGLSIRRRRQCPECGRRFSTTETASLSVIKRSGVAEPFSREKIVLGVRKACQGRPVTDSDLAVLAQKVEETIRSTGASQIEANDIGLAILPPLRELDEVAYLRFASVYQGFDSLDDFDDAIQQLRIEHHGAPVDAQAGTA, from the coding sequence ATGTTCTGCCCTTTCTGCCGCCACCCGGATTCCCGTGTCATCGACTCCCGCACGAGCGACGACGGCCTCTCGATCCGTCGGCGCCGGCAGTGCCCGGAGTGCGGCCGTCGCTTCTCCACCACGGAGACGGCGAGCCTCAGCGTGATCAAGCGCAGCGGGGTCGCCGAGCCGTTCAGCAGGGAGAAGATCGTGCTGGGCGTCCGCAAGGCGTGCCAGGGCCGTCCGGTGACGGACTCCGACCTCGCCGTGCTGGCGCAGAAGGTGGAGGAGACCATCCGCTCCACCGGTGCGTCGCAGATCGAGGCGAACGACATCGGTCTCGCAATCCTCCCTCCGCTCCGCGAGCTGGACGAGGTCGCCTATCTGCGGTTCGCGAGCGTCTACCAGGGCTTCGACTCCCTCGACGACTTCGACGACGCCATCCAGCAGCTGCGCATCGAGCACCACGGCGCACCGGTGGATGCGCAGGCGGGCACAGCCTGA
- the hisD gene encoding histidinol dehydrogenase, protein MMHTIDLRGIQPTRAAFQRLVPRPVVDVSVALDVASGLIDDVKAHGSSALAAQAERFDGGAPASIRVPQEDIDRAVENLPADVREALEEAIARVREATAAQVPPAAETRIGPGATVVQRWQPVERAGLYVPGGKAVYPSSVVMNAVPAQVAGVASIALASPPQREFGGAVHPAILGAAGLLGIDEVYAMGGAGAIGALAWGVEDIGLDPVQVITGPGNIYVAAAKRVVRGQTGIDSEAGTTEILVIADDTADARFVAADLVSQAEHDEAAASVLVTDSPAFADRVAAELETVAAATKHTERVRTALSGQQSAIVLVDDLAAAAAFSNAYGPEHLEIQTENPDAVLATIESAGAIFLGPHSPVSLGDYLAGSNHVLPTGGQARFSSGLGAYSFLRPQQVIRYDRPALQQVADRIVALSGAEDLPAHGEAVTARFL, encoded by the coding sequence ATGATGCACACCATTGATCTCCGCGGAATCCAGCCTACCCGTGCCGCGTTCCAGCGCCTCGTGCCCCGTCCCGTCGTGGATGTGTCCGTCGCACTCGACGTCGCCTCCGGTCTGATCGACGACGTGAAGGCGCATGGTTCCTCCGCCCTCGCCGCCCAGGCGGAGCGGTTCGACGGGGGAGCGCCGGCGTCGATCAGGGTGCCGCAGGAGGACATCGACCGCGCGGTCGAGAACCTTCCCGCCGACGTCCGGGAGGCGCTCGAAGAGGCCATCGCCCGCGTGCGCGAGGCGACGGCAGCACAGGTGCCCCCGGCCGCGGAGACCCGCATCGGACCGGGAGCAACGGTGGTTCAGCGCTGGCAGCCGGTCGAGCGCGCAGGGCTCTACGTTCCGGGCGGCAAGGCCGTCTACCCGTCGAGCGTCGTGATGAACGCGGTTCCTGCGCAGGTCGCAGGCGTCGCATCCATCGCCCTGGCCAGTCCACCGCAGCGCGAGTTCGGGGGCGCGGTGCACCCGGCCATCCTCGGCGCAGCAGGGCTGCTCGGCATCGACGAGGTGTACGCGATGGGCGGAGCAGGCGCGATCGGCGCGCTCGCGTGGGGTGTCGAAGACATCGGGCTCGATCCCGTGCAGGTGATCACCGGACCCGGGAACATCTACGTCGCCGCCGCCAAGCGCGTCGTCCGCGGCCAGACCGGCATCGACTCCGAGGCGGGCACGACCGAGATCCTGGTCATCGCCGACGACACGGCGGATGCGCGGTTCGTCGCGGCCGACTTGGTCAGCCAGGCGGAGCACGACGAGGCGGCAGCGTCCGTGCTCGTCACCGACAGCCCGGCGTTCGCCGACCGCGTCGCCGCTGAGCTGGAGACCGTCGCGGCCGCCACCAAGCACACCGAGCGCGTGCGCACAGCGCTGTCCGGCCAGCAGTCGGCCATCGTGCTGGTCGACGACCTCGCCGCCGCCGCTGCCTTCAGCAACGCATACGGTCCTGAGCACCTGGAGATCCAGACCGAGAACCCGGATGCGGTGCTCGCCACGATCGAGAGCGCCGGCGCCATCTTCCTCGGCCCGCACTCCCCGGTGAGCCTCGGCGACTACCTCGCCGGCTCCAACCACGTGCTGCCCACCGGCGGACAGGCGCGCTTCTCGTCCGGACTCGGTGCGTACTCGTTCCTGCGCCCGCAGCAGGTCATCCGCTACGACCGGCCTGCCCTACAGCAGGTCGCCGACCGCATCGTCGCCCTGTCCGGCGCCGAGGATCTGCCCGCCCACGGCGAGGCCGTGACCGCGCGTTTCCTCTAG
- a CDS encoding flavin reductase family protein codes for MNSSPQSQNPTPEQAPRPSDRIEPDVTPDLTAFRQSFRRHAAGVAIITALAQDGTPVGFTATSLASLAAVPPLATFNIARSASSWPAISETDRVVIHMLGVRNRAVAEKLAGDNALRFDGDHWYPGPHGLPIIKDVTSWMVGRIVERVSVHNNAVVVVQIEDGEVGDDDAALLYHERRYLTPGETA; via the coding sequence ATGAATAGTTCGCCGCAGTCTCAGAACCCGACGCCCGAGCAGGCACCGCGGCCGTCCGACCGCATCGAGCCGGATGTCACGCCCGACCTGACCGCGTTCCGCCAGTCGTTCCGCCGGCACGCGGCGGGCGTCGCCATCATCACCGCTCTCGCACAGGACGGCACCCCAGTCGGCTTCACGGCCACCTCGCTGGCGTCGCTGGCCGCCGTGCCGCCGCTGGCGACGTTCAACATCGCCCGCTCGGCATCGAGCTGGCCGGCCATCTCCGAGACCGACCGCGTGGTCATCCACATGCTCGGCGTGCGCAACCGTGCCGTGGCCGAGAAGCTCGCGGGCGACAACGCGCTCCGCTTCGACGGCGACCACTGGTACCCGGGCCCGCACGGCCTCCCCATCATCAAAGACGTGACCAGCTGGATGGTCGGCCGCATCGTCGAGCGCGTCTCCGTGCACAACAACGCGGTCGTGGTCGTCCAGATCGAGGACGGCGAGGTCGGAGACGACGACGCCGCCCTGCTCTACCACGAGCGCCGCTACCTCACCCCCGGCGAAACCGCCTGA
- the dnaE gene encoding DNA polymerase III subunit alpha — protein sequence MPTDSFVHLHVHSEYSMLDGAARIKPLVDAAVEQGMPAVAVTDHGNMFGAFDFWRTATEAGIKPIIGTEAYLTPGTHRTDRTRIRWGDGGGDDVSGSGAYTHMTMFAATTEGMHNLFRMSSLASTEGYYFKPRMDRELLNRYSKGIIATTGCPSGEVQTRLRLGQYDEAKKAAAEFRDIFGKENFFAEIMDHGLGIERRIMADLIRLAKELDIPLVATNDLHYTHAADAKSHAALLCVQSGSTLDDPNRFKFDADEFYLKSAEEMRQLFRDHPEACDNTLAIAERCDVKFDTSANYMPRFPVPEGETEQSWFVKEVEKGLHERYPEGITEEVRKQADYEIGVISQMGFPGYFLVVADFINWSKRNGIRVGPGRGSGAGSMAAYAMRITDLDPLRHGLIFERFLNPDRVSMPDFDVDFDDRRRGEVIKYVTEKYGEERVAQIVTYGTIKAKQALKDSSRVLGFPFGMGDKLTKAMPPPVMGKDIPLTGIFDKNHPRYKEAVDIRAVVESDPEAKTVFDTALGLENLKRQWGVHAAGVIMSSDPLIDIIPIMKREQDGQIVTQFDYPACESLGLIKMDFLGLRNLTIINDALDNIEANRGEKLVLEDLELDDRGAYDLLSRGDTLGVFQLDGGPMRSLLRLMKPDNFEDISALIALYRPGPMGANSHTNYALRKNGLQEITPIHPELAEPLAEILSTSYGLIIYQEQVMAIAQKVAGFSLGQADILRRAMGKKKKSELDKQFEGFAGGMRDNGFSMDAVNKLWEILLPFSDYAFNKAHSAAYGVISYWTAYLKAHYPAEYMAALLTSVGDSKDKMALYLNECRRMGIKVLPPDVNESNLYFAAVGTDIRFGMGAVRNVGANVVEGVREARETKGRFDSFHDFLTKVPIHAANKRTVESLIKAGAFDSLGHTRRALVEVHEDAVESAVKIKRNEANGDVGFDFDSLWGEDEQTASQHHIPDRPEWGKRDKLAFERDMLGLYVSDHPLAGLELPLAKLASTSIADLVGSDNIQDGETVTIAGLVTSVQHRVAKASGNQYGMIQVEDFGGELTVMFMGKAYQEFSPMLQGDAIVVVRGRVSLRDDGMNLHAFSLMTPDLGQSVGTGPLMITMPDQRATTDTVTTLAEVLARHPGDNEVRLRLVKGQVARVFEVPKPVTISADLYGELKGLLGPNCLV from the coding sequence GTGCCGACCGACTCCTTCGTCCATCTCCACGTCCACAGCGAGTACTCGATGCTCGACGGTGCCGCGCGCATCAAACCGCTCGTCGACGCCGCCGTCGAGCAGGGCATGCCCGCCGTCGCCGTCACCGACCACGGCAACATGTTCGGCGCCTTCGACTTCTGGCGCACCGCCACCGAGGCCGGCATCAAGCCGATCATCGGCACGGAGGCGTACCTCACGCCGGGCACGCACCGCACCGACCGCACCCGCATCCGGTGGGGAGACGGTGGCGGCGACGACGTCTCCGGCTCCGGCGCGTACACGCACATGACGATGTTCGCGGCCACCACGGAGGGGATGCACAACCTCTTCCGGATGTCGTCGCTCGCCTCCACGGAGGGCTACTACTTCAAGCCCCGCATGGACAGGGAGCTGCTGAACCGCTACTCCAAGGGCATCATCGCCACCACGGGCTGCCCGTCCGGCGAGGTGCAGACCAGGCTGCGGCTCGGCCAGTACGACGAGGCGAAGAAGGCGGCCGCCGAGTTCCGCGACATCTTCGGCAAGGAGAACTTCTTCGCCGAGATCATGGATCACGGTCTCGGCATCGAGCGCCGCATCATGGCCGACCTCATCCGGCTGGCGAAGGAACTGGACATCCCGCTCGTCGCCACCAACGACCTGCACTACACGCACGCCGCCGACGCGAAGAGCCACGCCGCGCTGCTCTGCGTGCAGTCCGGCTCGACGCTCGACGACCCCAACCGGTTCAAGTTCGACGCCGACGAGTTCTACCTCAAGAGCGCGGAAGAGATGCGTCAGCTGTTCCGCGACCACCCCGAGGCCTGCGACAACACGCTCGCCATCGCAGAGCGCTGCGACGTGAAGTTCGACACCTCCGCCAACTACATGCCGCGCTTCCCGGTGCCGGAGGGCGAGACGGAGCAGAGCTGGTTCGTCAAGGAGGTCGAGAAGGGGCTGCACGAGCGCTACCCCGAAGGCATCACCGAGGAGGTCCGCAAGCAGGCGGACTACGAGATCGGCGTCATCTCGCAGATGGGCTTCCCCGGATACTTCCTGGTGGTCGCCGACTTCATCAACTGGTCGAAGCGCAACGGCATCAGGGTCGGCCCCGGCCGTGGCTCCGGTGCAGGCTCGATGGCGGCGTACGCCATGCGCATCACCGACCTCGACCCGCTGCGCCACGGACTGATCTTCGAGCGCTTCCTCAACCCCGACCGCGTCTCCATGCCCGACTTCGACGTCGACTTCGACGACCGGCGCCGTGGCGAGGTGATCAAGTACGTCACGGAGAAGTACGGCGAGGAGCGCGTCGCCCAGATCGTCACGTACGGCACCATCAAGGCCAAGCAGGCTCTGAAGGACTCCTCGCGCGTGCTCGGCTTCCCGTTCGGGATGGGCGACAAGCTCACCAAGGCGATGCCGCCGCCCGTGATGGGCAAGGACATCCCGCTCACCGGGATCTTCGACAAGAACCACCCGCGCTACAAGGAGGCGGTGGACATCCGGGCGGTCGTGGAGAGCGACCCGGAGGCCAAGACCGTCTTCGACACGGCCCTGGGGCTGGAGAACCTGAAGCGCCAGTGGGGTGTGCATGCGGCGGGCGTCATCATGTCGTCCGACCCGCTGATCGACATCATCCCGATCATGAAGCGCGAGCAGGACGGCCAGATCGTCACGCAGTTCGACTATCCGGCGTGCGAGTCGCTCGGGCTGATCAAGATGGACTTCCTGGGGTTGCGCAACCTCACGATCATCAACGACGCCCTCGACAACATCGAGGCCAACCGCGGAGAGAAGCTCGTCCTCGAAGACCTCGAGCTCGACGACCGCGGCGCGTACGACCTGCTCTCCCGCGGAGACACGCTCGGCGTGTTCCAGCTCGACGGCGGCCCGATGCGCTCCCTGCTCCGGCTGATGAAGCCGGACAACTTCGAGGACATCTCGGCGCTCATCGCCCTGTATCGTCCTGGTCCGATGGGCGCGAACTCGCACACGAACTACGCGCTGCGCAAGAACGGTCTGCAGGAGATCACGCCGATCCATCCCGAGCTGGCCGAACCGCTCGCCGAGATCCTGTCCACCAGCTACGGCCTCATCATCTACCAGGAACAGGTGATGGCGATCGCACAGAAGGTCGCCGGCTTCTCGCTCGGCCAGGCGGACATCCTGCGCCGCGCGATGGGCAAGAAGAAGAAGTCGGAGCTGGACAAGCAGTTCGAGGGCTTCGCGGGCGGTATGCGCGACAACGGGTTCTCGATGGATGCGGTCAACAAGCTCTGGGAGATCCTGCTCCCTTTCTCCGACTACGCGTTCAACAAAGCGCACTCCGCCGCGTACGGCGTCATCTCGTACTGGACCGCCTACCTCAAGGCCCACTACCCGGCCGAGTACATGGCCGCGCTGCTGACGAGCGTCGGAGACTCCAAAGACAAGATGGCGCTCTACCTCAACGAGTGCCGCCGTATGGGCATCAAGGTGCTCCCGCCGGACGTCAACGAGTCCAACCTCTACTTCGCCGCCGTCGGCACCGACATCCGCTTCGGGATGGGCGCCGTGCGCAACGTGGGCGCGAACGTCGTCGAGGGCGTGCGGGAGGCGCGTGAGACCAAGGGCAGGTTCGACTCCTTCCACGACTTCCTCACCAAGGTGCCGATCCACGCGGCCAACAAGCGCACGGTGGAGTCGCTGATCAAGGCCGGCGCGTTCGACTCGCTCGGCCACACCAGGCGCGCGCTCGTCGAGGTGCACGAGGACGCGGTCGAGTCCGCGGTGAAGATCAAGCGCAACGAGGCGAACGGCGATGTCGGCTTCGACTTCGACAGCCTCTGGGGCGAGGACGAGCAGACGGCGTCGCAGCACCACATCCCGGATCGGCCGGAGTGGGGCAAGCGCGACAAGCTGGCGTTCGAGCGCGACATGCTCGGGCTGTACGTCTCCGACCATCCACTGGCCGGGCTGGAACTGCCGCTTGCCAAGCTGGCGAGCACGTCGATCGCCGACCTCGTCGGCTCCGACAACATCCAGGACGGCGAGACGGTCACGATCGCCGGTCTCGTCACGAGCGTGCAGCACCGCGTGGCGAAGGCCTCCGGCAACCAGTACGGGATGATCCAGGTCGAGGACTTCGGCGGCGAGCTGACCGTGATGTTCATGGGCAAGGCGTACCAGGAGTTCTCGCCGATGCTGCAGGGCGACGCGATCGTCGTGGTGCGCGGCAGGGTCAGCCTCCGCGACGACGGGATGAACCTGCACGCGTTCAGCCTGATGACGCCCGATCTCGGTCAGAGCGTCGGCACGGGGCCCCTCATGATCACGATGCCGGATCAGCGGGCCACGACGGACACGGTCACCACCCTCGCCGAGGTGCTCGCCAGGCACCCGGGCGACAACGAGGTGCGCCTGCGCCTCGTGAAGGGCCAGGTCGCGCGCGTCTTCGAGGTCCCCAAGCCGGTCACCATCAGCGCCGACCTCTACGGCGAGCTGAAGGGCCTCCTCGGCCCCAACTGCCTCGTCTAG
- a CDS encoding RluA family pseudouridine synthase: MESRSFPIPDGLEGSRVDAGLAKLLGFSRSFAAEITEAGGVSVDGRQVDKSDRLSAGSWLEVSWQPKTEVKIVPIAVPELTIVHDDDDIVVIDKPVGVAAHPAAGWEGPTVLGALAAAGFRISTSGAAERAGIVHRLDAGTSGLMVVAKSERAYTHLKRAFHDRTVVKIYHAVVQGHPDPLVGTVDAPIGRHPKSDWKFAVVAGGKPSVTHYETIEAFPSASLLEVHLETGRTHQIRVHMAAQRHPCVGDAMYGADPTLSARLGLTRQWLHAVQLAFEHPSTGEWVTFTTTYPEDLQHALDVLRAS; the protein is encoded by the coding sequence ATGGAATCCCGGAGTTTCCCCATCCCGGACGGCCTCGAAGGCTCCCGGGTGGATGCGGGCCTCGCCAAGCTCCTCGGCTTCTCCCGCAGCTTCGCGGCCGAGATCACCGAGGCGGGCGGCGTGAGCGTCGACGGCCGCCAGGTCGACAAGTCCGACCGGCTCTCCGCCGGGAGCTGGCTCGAGGTGAGCTGGCAGCCGAAGACCGAAGTGAAGATCGTCCCGATCGCGGTGCCCGAGCTCACGATCGTGCACGACGACGACGACATCGTCGTGATCGACAAGCCCGTCGGCGTCGCAGCGCATCCGGCAGCCGGCTGGGAGGGACCGACGGTGCTCGGCGCCCTCGCCGCCGCCGGCTTCCGCATCTCCACCTCCGGTGCTGCGGAGCGGGCGGGCATCGTCCACCGGCTGGACGCGGGCACGAGCGGCCTGATGGTGGTCGCCAAGTCCGAGCGGGCGTACACGCACCTCAAGCGGGCGTTCCACGACCGCACCGTCGTGAAGATCTACCACGCGGTCGTGCAGGGTCACCCCGATCCGCTGGTCGGCACCGTGGATGCTCCGATCGGCCGCCACCCGAAGTCCGACTGGAAGTTCGCGGTCGTCGCCGGCGGGAAGCCGTCGGTGACGCACTACGAGACCATCGAGGCGTTCCCGTCGGCCAGCCTGCTCGAGGTGCACCTGGAGACCGGGCGCACCCACCAGATCCGCGTGCACATGGCTGCCCAGCGGCACCCCTGCGTCGGCGACGCCATGTACGGCGCAGACCCGACGCTGTCGGCCAGGCTCGGCCTCACCAGGCAGTGGCTGCACGCCGTGCAGCTCGCGTTCGAGCATCCGTCGACAGGGGAGTGGGTGACCTTCACCACGACATACCCGGAGGATCTGCAACACGCTCTCGACGTGCTCCGCGCGTCGTAG